From a single Girardinichthys multiradiatus isolate DD_20200921_A chromosome 17, DD_fGirMul_XY1, whole genome shotgun sequence genomic region:
- the LOC124883064 gene encoding cytochrome c oxidase assembly factor 6 homolog, protein MTAPTSAERKACWDARDQLWRCLDDNNDKIQSCQKFQSDFEAKCPAQWVKYFTKRRDFLKYKEKMQTEGFTPAEGPRVNS, encoded by the exons ATGACAGCTCCAACTTCTGCGGAGAGGAAGGCCTGCTGGGACGCCAGAGATCAGCTCTGGCGTTGTTTGGATGACAACAATGATAAGATTCAATCCTGTCAGAAGTTCCAGAGTGATTTTGAGGCAAAATGTCCAGCTCAGTGG GTGAAATATTTCACCAAGAGGAGAGACTTCCTGAAGTACAAAGAGAAGATGCAGACAGAAGGGTTCACACCTGCTGAAGGCCCACGAGTAAACTCCTAA